GGAGCAGGGAGTCGTGTTCAGCAAACTTTTGCCGGGCCTGGCGACCCTGTATGTACTGGATGATGGCACGGTCGCGATGAAAACCTGGACTGAGGGCGATAACGTGTTACTCCCCCGTATCAAGTATGCGCGGCAAAACGGCGTGCCGCTCATCGAGCACGATTCGGCAACCAACACGTCGTCTCCCGGTTCGCTCGTCGCGCGCTGGGGACCCGGGAACTGGTCGGGCTCCGCAGAAGAGGAACTGCGCTCGCTGCGTGCCGGTGCGTGCCTGCAGGAGACGCCAACTCGGCGGTTCCTGGTGTATGGTTACTTCTCGACCGCCACCCCTTCCGCGATGGCGCGGGTGTTCCAGGCCTATCGCTGCCGGTACGCAATGCACCTTGACATGAACGCGCCCGAACTCACCTATCTTGCCTTGTACCTCCGGCAAGGAGCGCAACTGCGAATTGAGTACCTGGCTCGAAGCATGGCAGCAAGCGAGAAGCAGACGGACCGCGGGCCGGTCTTGAGATTCCTGTTTTACCCCGACAACCGGGACTTCTTTTACCTCGTGCCGCGGCAGGCGACGCGATGATCAAAAAGCTGCCGTCGTTGATCATGTGTTCGATGGTATTCATGGCCTCCCCAGGGGCCGCCGGTGAAGCGACCCTGCAGCAACAGAATGAGCAGATGTTTCGTCAGATGCAGTCCGCTCGCGGCCTCACGGCATCACAGATGCAAGCGGTCCGAGCGATCTTTGCCCAATCGGGGTTTATGGGACAAGGCAACCCAGCCATCACCCAGCACCCCGACACGCCGCAACAATGTCAAGCCAAGCTCGACCAGCGTTCAGTGAATTACGCCGAGCCTGAGTTTGAACGCATCTGCGGCGCGAAATACATGGCGCCTCTCTACAATCGCGCTTCCGAGACCCCCGAACAGGCCAAGGCGTGCATCGACCAATTCGAATATCCCGATATTCCTTGCGCCTATCCGGTTGTGTGGGTCCGCGCCCGCGAGGCCGCCGAGCTGTGCGCGGCGGAGGGAAAGCGGATCTGTGATGCTCACGAATGGGAGGGAGCGTGCGCCGGCAGTCTGGAGAAACCCGACTATCGCTTCGATCTGGCCGCGGGGGTCAGTCCGAACGTGGCGGTCAGCCGCATGGGCGCGGCCCACAACCGCGTTCACCAAGCCGACCGGTCCTGGAGTTACGGCCCATCGTATCAGAAAGGCGTCTGTGCCGCGGCCAGCCGGAAAAGTCCTGAGTGTGGCGGCGGCTCATGGTCGAGATGCGGTTCCAACACGTACCCAGCCGGCGATTTTCCGGGATGCCGTAGTGCGCTCGGAGTCTACGATCTGAATGGCAACGCGGCGGAGCACATGAATCTGCCTCTGAATCCGCTGCAGATGGCCAGCCAGGGAAGCACCAGCCTGGGCTACACAGAAATGAAGGGCAGTTGGTTCATTTTCGATACCTACCATGCCCACGAGGACTGGTGTCGATGGCGGGCGCCGTTTTGGCACGGTTCACGAGTGATGGACGAACACAGCCACGCCAACTATCACTTGGGTTTTCGGTGCTGCAAGGGTCTGCAGACGCCCGGAACAGTGCCGGCGTCGACCGCTCTCCCGGAATACGAGCCGTCGCGCTAGGGCGACGGCAAGAACTCACAATCAATGCATCATGTTCGTCACATCGTCGAGAGCACTTTGGGACGGGAGCCGCGCCGTGGAATGCGCAGAGAGTAGATCGACTCCGGGCGGGGCCAGCCTGCTGATGAGATCGCTTAGGCGCGGCAGCGGACCTTCCCGACTGAGCACTTGGGAAAGTCCTGGGTCAGCCAGGGCTTCGAAAATCGACATCGGCCTGCCGTCCATGAAAATGGTAGTACTCACCAGCCGTGTCCCATGGCTGTAGT
The nucleotide sequence above comes from Candidatus Binatia bacterium. Encoded proteins:
- a CDS encoding SUMF1/EgtB/PvdO family nonheme iron enzyme, whose amino-acid sequence is MIKKLPSLIMCSMVFMASPGAAGEATLQQQNEQMFRQMQSARGLTASQMQAVRAIFAQSGFMGQGNPAITQHPDTPQQCQAKLDQRSVNYAEPEFERICGAKYMAPLYNRASETPEQAKACIDQFEYPDIPCAYPVVWVRAREAAELCAAEGKRICDAHEWEGACAGSLEKPDYRFDLAAGVSPNVAVSRMGAAHNRVHQADRSWSYGPSYQKGVCAAASRKSPECGGGSWSRCGSNTYPAGDFPGCRSALGVYDLNGNAAEHMNLPLNPLQMASQGSTSLGYTEMKGSWFIFDTYHAHEDWCRWRAPFWHGSRVMDEHSHANYHLGFRCCKGLQTPGTVPASTALPEYEPSR